Genomic DNA from Candoia aspera isolate rCanAsp1 chromosome 14, rCanAsp1.hap2, whole genome shotgun sequence:
GACTTCCAGCTTGAGCTCCCTGGGAGCCACTGCAGGCCGGATGACGCATTCCAGCATGCTGCCAATGACCGGCCAGTTGATGGAGGCCACCAAGATCTTACGGAGGGCATCATTGATGGTATTGGACGACAGATACCCACCCACAATGAACTTGTCCCAAGGGCTACTCCCTCGTGCGAAATACTCCAGACCGCTCCGTTTGATCATCCCATACCACGAGTTATCCATGAGTGTCTCTTCCCCAGGGATCAGGTGCCAAAGGTTGTCTTCTAGGGCCAACGGAAGCATGAAGACCACCTCAAGGCGACTGCAGCCAACAAGGTCATCACAAAGGTAGCCGCTAAGGAAAATATTCCCAAAGGGCAGATCCAAAGATTTGTTTTTCAGGAAGTTCTGCAGCTCCACACAGACGTCTTCTGCGAGCTGCTTCCCAACAGCTTTTTTTGTCTCAGAGACAGAGATGTGATCTCTGTAGAATGAGAGAAGCTTCTCCTGAAGCGTGAGGCAGAGCAGGGACTTTGGCTGCCCCAAAGAGGCCCCCAAGGACAGGATGAGATCTTTAGAGTCTGCAAAAAGGAGTGAACAAAGAAGACCAAGAACGTATATAAGTTACAGGAAGCCAAGTTCCAGTTCATTGACAGGAAAAACGTTCTAGCCTAAGAGCAGTTTGAGAATGGAACCAAGGACTTGTGGGCTCCCCTTCCCTAGatgtcttcaagcagaggctggacacccatcagtcagggatgctttaacttGGATTAACTGTGGGCACTGCATAGGGATTTGGAACTGGTGGCCTGGAATCAAGGGTCCCATCCAACTCTGGGGTTCTGCAATTTCACTCTAAATTTACAAGGCCATCCTGGGAGAAAGAGCCCCCATCGCCACCGTTACAGAAGAGAGCGTGAGGATTGGAGCAGGCATTCTCAGGAAGTGCCTGGTCCTGGAATAACGAGAAGCTACGATGCCCAATCTGACCTTGTGCAGGTACAGGTACGACCGGGGATAACAGCGGCTCCTCGAGATCTTGTCGGCGCACCTTGGGCACCTCCTTGATCAGGCTTAGCTCTTGCCAGCTCTCCTCAAGGGACTTCTGCTTGGCTTTTATGTCGTCGTCGTCATCTGGTGGGCTGGTGGCTCGGTCAATGAACTATAGTAGAAGAGACCCTTCCCCAATCAGCATCAGCCTCTGTTTTCTCGAGGCAATCAAGCTCCCCGCTGAACCTGAATTTCCACCTGCACCTAggtggttacaggtagtccttgacttacgaccattcatttagcgaccatttcaagttacaactggtcctcgcacttacgacaaTCGCGGTGTCCCTGCGGttgtgtgatcaaaattcaggcacttggcaactggcttgcacttacaacaatTGCAACATTCCagggtcacacgatcgccatctgcaaccttctcagccggcttccgaccaagtcaatgggggaagctggattcacttaatgaccatggtgattcactttaccatggcaaaaaaaagggttgtaaaatcagatgtgacttacttagcaacagaagttccagtcccaattgtggtcataagtcgaggactacctctagaGGGTTTCATCAGGGAAAAATCTATCAGGTTACTCCAGGGCAGTCTCCTATGAGACTCTGACCTGTTCTGGCAGTTGAATGaaggatttattattttaataatcagCTCCCAATTTCATTCATTCCGTGTCTTCATCCAAGTGAGTTTTTGTACGTACATATGCACGCGCGCACACATACTCAATGCTCCACAACAGGAGGAGAAACCTTAGAAGACAGACTGCATTTGTGGGTGTTTACAAATTCTGCTTCCACAAGTAATCAGTTGTGAGCTTCCCCTTAAGCCAAAGAGATGCCATCAGAAACATTTGGGACGCGGCTCCATTTTCCCCAGCCCCTCCAGAGCAAAGCTGGAATGCCTGAGcctgggggggaagggggggaggtTGGCTGAGCAGGGGTGAAAAGCTCCCGCTGCACATTTGCAGCTCAAACCAAAGGCAGCTGACAAGGAGCAGAGCCCACTCCGTTACTGCCCGTGCATCACCACGCAGCAACTCCACAACCTCTCAGTGGCCCAGAAGAGCCCAATGGTCTTACCCTCTTGACAGCAAGTGTGGCGAGGGCCAAGACCGCCGCCCCACTGACCCCCAGGACCACCCTGGCGTTGGCCAGCAGCAAGTCCAGCAGGCTGCCCAGGCTGCCCTCGTTCTGCCTCTTCCCCTGCTGGCCGACAGAGTTTGCCATCGTCCGTCTTCGGGTAGCAAGGCCAATCTGGCTAGTGCCAAGAAACGGTCTTTATGGGATCAGCCAGAAGAAGGAAGCCAGATTCAGCAAGGGCCAGGGCATTCTTGGATGCGTTCAGACCTGGAGCAGGCAGAGAAGAGGATTAGCTATAGGTTAAGGGGTAACCATCCATCCTATTGCCATCCAtttaccccagtgtttctcaacctcagcaactttcagatctgtggacttccagaattccccggccGGCCTGCTGAAAAGTACCCATACAGGCAAAAGCCAGGGCCAGTTCTGAAGGCAAGGCTGCCAACCTTTGTGGGGCCCGGAGGAGTGCCTGTTGAGGGCAATTCCAGCTCTGAAAGTCTCTTCCTCCCCCACTATAATCCAACTGGCATTTATGAGTCAGAACCCTCCCTAAGACGTCGTCATGGGGACAGAGAACCAAGGCAAAAATCAGCAAAGATCCTGCCAGCCTTAAAAAGCTGCCATCCTTATGGCCCCAAGGGGGGTGGATTCCATCTTCCCCATCCGAAAGAAAAATGCTTCACTACCAGTCCCATCACTGGAGCCAGTGGGGGCTGACCAACCTGGAGGGTGCCCCCAGAAATGTTCACCACTGGAGCTGAGTGGATTCTGCCTCCCGGTCCCAAAGACCCAAGGACAGACGGCTGAAATTCTCAATCACAGCACCATCCCGGGGGAGAATGGGGTCAAGTTTCGGGAGGCTATTTCGGAAGCGAGTAACAATATCTCTCTGCTCCGGCAGCCTGTCCCATTCTGGAATCCCTTCAGGGGATCCACCATCAGTACCAAAGGGGCAGGCTGAAATCGAGGCAGGCTGACCAGGCCACATTGGCCCTTAAAGCAGAGGGCTCCTAAGCACATGCAGAAGGCACCGCCCATCCCTGCCCAGCAACATTGCCGCCCTTGTCAAGTGGAATGCAGTGAGCTTAGCTAATTTCGCGCATAAGGTGCCTTCAGTGATGAACCTCTTCCAAGGGAACCTAATTTGGCCCCTGACCAAGTCCTTCCAGGGATCAAACGAATTTTTTAGCTGCCATTTTAGGAAGGCTGCTATTCCTTTCCCCCCTGGGTTCAACACCCCTgctctttcactttttttctttcccttttatcattgttttaattctgtttctgaCCCGACTTGGGAGGAGGGGAGCAGCGGCTGGAAATTGACCTTTTCTAACTTTAAATCCTAGAAGCTGCCCCCTCTTTGGTGGAGGTCAGTGGTCCGAGCGTGGATTGAGAACCACCACCGACAGGCATGGCCCTTCCCAACCCAATCAAtggattatgcaccatcaagcaATGCCCCAgctttactggctggggaattctgggagttgaagtccacaccccttcaaggggtcaaggttgagaaatactgcccgaGGCCATCGGAGAGGCCGTTAGCTTGCAAGTTCCAAACCAGAGGCCTTGGGGGCtcttcagaaaaatgtatttatttagaaaatgttcaCTGCTGCCCTTCCAAAataattctgggcagctaacaacgaATACCCAAGGGAAGCACAATGCAGAAGGCCCCCATAAACCCAACAGAAGATTTAAAATGATCATAACTCAATAGCCAAGGCACTGCAGGACTAACTCGCCATCCTGGGCTCCACCACTGACCCccggggaagaaccaggtctcgGGGCctctggatggggggggggagggggaggctgttccataggggaGGTGCCAAGACAGAGCAGGAGGGACCATCAAGGAGGGTTTGCAGAGCAACGGCACGCCAACCCTGCAGAGACAGCCGGCCTTTCTTTTCAATGCCAACCCAGAAGGCGTGGAAAACAGCCCGTGCCTGCTACCTTCCGGAGACCCGGGCACCTAGACCCCTTCTCTGCCAGGGCTGCTCTCCCCGGAAGGCACCCGGGGCCCGGTTCGCACGTGACGGAGCCGCCCCGCCCGCTTCCCGGGCAAGCCGCAGCTCTCCTCGCGGGCCGCCCCCCCGGGCAAGGGCCCCGGCGGGGAGGACTCTGCCCCGGCGCTGCGGCGGGGCCGGGCCGCGCAGACCTAACCGCCGCCGGGCAGGCGCGCCCCGCCCGGCCGCCCACCCCGGGCGCCCCCGGCTCGGCTCCGGCGCCCAGGGCGCGAAGGGCGGAGGAAGCGCCCGCTCCTCGCTCGACAAAGCGGGGGCGCGGCGGCTGCTTTGCGCCCAGCCGGGAAGACTTGCGAGGCCCCCCGCGCCCGGCTGCCCGCGGAGGGCGCCTCCGGGGGCCGCTCGCCCACCCTCACCTGCCCGGCGGCGGCGCGGAGAGCGGGGCGCAGCGCGCAGGGCCGCGACCGCCGGTGGGACGCGCCGAAAGCCCCGCCCCCGCCGCGCTCGGCCAATGGCGGCGCGCCGCCCGCGCCCGGACGCCCGGGCCCGAGCGCCGCGTTCCTGCTTCCGCTTCCGCTATAGGGGCGCGCCGCCTTAAAGGGGCCGCGGGCCCATTCCGCGCGCCGCCTCGGGGGCGCAGGGGGGCGACGCCCGGCGGCGGGCTGCGCGCGCGGAGGGCAGGCAGAAGCCGCAGGCGTCGATCCCGACCGGGCGGCGGGGAGGCTGCGACCCCAGCGAAGCGGATCCCACCGGGGGGGACTCGCTGGCTAAGCCCAAGGAGGGGGCGGGCGGGCTGATGCCGGGCTTCTCAGCCCCGGCGACCTTGAGAGGCGGGGgctccagctcccagaatgccggccggggaattctgggagtggagtCCACGCATCTCCAAGGGGCCGACGCTGAGACTCGCCGGCTAAGGCGCTGCTTCGCCGCTGCCCGTCCGCCTCCCCGCGAAGGCTGGCGGCCCGCTGCCCGCGTCCTCCTCGCGTGGGGCGCCCGGGCCCGCCGCTCGCCCCCGGCCCGCTGCTGGCGCAGGCCCCGCTGCGCTGAAAAAGgctcgcggcggcggcggcgattaAAGAAAAAGGATGCCCCGGTCAGCCCCCCGGGCGGCCCGCCACGGAGGGGTTAACCGGAGGCCCCGCCCCGTCTGGCCCTCCCCCGCGAAAAGGAGGCGCCGcagctgccgccgccctcccccgCCGCGCTTCCCCCGCCGGGCAgctgcgccgccgccgccatggCCGCCACCGGGGTGCTGCCCTTCATCCGCGGCGTGGATCTCAGCGGGAACGACTTCAAGGTGAGCCGGGCCGGGCCTGGGctgctcgcccgcccgcccgccccggACGCCCTGTCGGGCCGGGGCGCCGCCGCCCGCCGGGCGGAGCGGATGCAAAGCGCCGGGCTCGCCGCCCCTGCCGGCGGCGGGCGACTCCAACGCCCATCCTCCTCCGCCGCCGCGAGCACGGGCGTCGGGGTCCCCCGCGCGCGCTGCAGCCGCGCCCGCCGGCCGAGGCGCCTCCCCGCTGCGGCGGAAGGGCCCTTGAGGCGCCTTTCAGGGGTCGCGAGAACCGGGGCGGGGGGCGCCGGAGGAAGGGGACCCGGACCCCCCGGAGCCGCGCCCCGGGAGCCTGGGGCCTCCCCTCTGCGTCCGCGGGAGGGCCGCTTCCGCTCGGTCGGCGCCGGCTCCCCGCCCCGAGCCGCTTGCGAGCGGGGCGGCTTTCCCAGCGGAGCGGCGAGGCAGGCGACGTTTCCTGCCTGCCCCGGGCCTCTCGACCGCAGCAACTCCAAGGGGGTGGGCTTCGCCTCCCAGCgtgcttggctggggaattctgggagctggagtcccccggcttaaagttgctgaggtcgagagaGGCGGGTCTAGCCCAAGGCTTCGGGAAACCCAACTGCTGGTTGGATTGAGGGTGGCGGCTCATCCTGCGTCCCCCTGCCACTGGTTTGCGCCGTGCGGTAGACTGCTTCTGCTCTTGGAGGTTTGGGGTCCTTTTCCTGAAAGCCAAATCCAGAAGGCCCTTTTTACAGGGAGGGGGGTGGCCAGGTCCGCCCACAGTGATGCCTAGAGGCTATTTTGTGCCCTACATTAGAAGGATGGATTCATCCAGGTCCTGTGAAGTCAGGCTCTTTCGGGGTGCCTCGGTCATTGTAAGATCTCATCTGTGGCTTGTTCCGTGACTCAGTGCCGCAAATGTCAACTGACCTCACAGAGGAGGTGTGGTAGATTAGGGCATCTCCTCTTGGCAGAGTCCGATCTGGGACAGCCCAGaagcacctcttttttttttggatatatgggtaatcctcacttaacaaccattcttttagtgacagttcagacttatgacggtgctgaaaaacaacTTGTGAGAACTCcttacacttacgaccgtcacagcatccatGCAGttacatgatcgtgatttgggtgcttggcttctacttcacatttatgacccttGCAGCCTCCCTTGGTCTTGTGATTGCCgttttcaacctttccagctggcttctggcaagaaaaatcaatggggaactgtgtgattcacttaacgaccacatggtttgcttaatgaccacaaaaggttgtaaaatctggttgaattcgct
This window encodes:
- the MIEF2 gene encoding mitochondrial dynamics protein MID49, with the translated sequence MANSVGQQGKRQNEGSLGSLLDLLLANARVVLGVSGAAVLALATLAVKRFIDRATSPPDDDDDIKAKQKSLEESWQELSLIKEVPKVRRQDLEEPLLSPVVPVPAQDSKDLILSLGASLGQPKSLLCLTLQEKLLSFYRDHISVSETKKAVGKQLAEDVCVELQNFLKNKSLDLPFGNIFLSGYLCDDLVGCSRLEVVFMLPLALEDNLWHLIPGEETLMDNSWYGMIKRSGLEYFARGSSPWDKFIVGGYLSSNTINDALRKILVASINWPVIGSMLECVIRPAVAPRELKLEVKHEQVHLDVTLCPMVEAEGKILLATSFEEPVENLWQQSFYAAEVSTLKDLDAGDSGIRQCCLSILKAAFENHPFWSKLTGSHLSHVILHLSETKLDWSEGRLAERLQQVLEELVQCLARSSLPCFFDGRINLFSHLLLEEIEEIGCTLYEALAAPDLADGLGL